Proteins from one Hymenobacter gelipurpurascens genomic window:
- a CDS encoding phytanoyl-CoA dioxygenase family protein, whose protein sequence is MLQRLLGHLRAFKPAYMAYNFLHRRRLRHNEALYRRYGLRQPIYSSISSADFREAAPGESPRFDRADSARLAPTLPGFAEFDEATQQQILQWSEKGYLVLRGLFTAAEVATINAEVAQLIDKGEADWNARQVKIMFAIRQSEAIRRIVAKRELERVLDFLLGKKAHVFQSINFLRGSEQLAHSDSIHMTTYPLGYLVAAWIALEPVTAENGPVFYYPGSHRLPYVLNGDFPHGGSHFLIGDQAYQHYEQAIEAVIARENTPAEELHAQPGDVLIWHANLLHGGRPIRRAGSTRRSMVLHYFAQDDVVCYHEITQRPALL, encoded by the coding sequence ATGCTCCAACGCCTGCTAGGCCACCTGCGCGCTTTCAAGCCGGCCTACATGGCCTACAACTTTTTGCACAGAAGGCGGCTGCGCCACAACGAAGCCCTATACCGCCGCTATGGCCTGCGCCAGCCCATCTACTCCTCTATATCCTCGGCCGATTTCCGGGAGGCGGCTCCTGGTGAAAGCCCGCGTTTCGATCGCGCCGACTCGGCCCGGCTGGCACCCACCCTGCCGGGGTTTGCGGAGTTCGACGAGGCTACGCAGCAGCAGATTCTGCAGTGGTCTGAGAAGGGCTACCTGGTACTGCGCGGTCTGTTTACGGCGGCGGAAGTAGCCACCATCAATGCCGAAGTAGCGCAGCTGATTGATAAGGGCGAGGCCGACTGGAATGCGCGGCAGGTGAAAATTATGTTTGCTATTCGGCAGTCGGAGGCCATTCGACGCATTGTGGCCAAACGGGAGCTGGAGCGGGTGCTGGACTTTCTGCTGGGCAAAAAGGCCCACGTATTTCAGAGCATCAACTTTCTGCGTGGCTCCGAGCAGCTGGCCCACTCCGACAGCATTCATATGACCACCTACCCGCTGGGCTATCTGGTGGCCGCTTGGATTGCGCTGGAGCCCGTGACAGCTGAAAACGGTCCTGTGTTTTACTACCCTGGCTCCCACCGTCTGCCCTACGTGCTGAACGGCGACTTCCCGCACGGTGGCTCACACTTCCTGATTGGCGACCAGGCCTACCAGCACTACGAGCAGGCCATTGAGGCCGTGATTGCGCGCGAAAACACGCCGGCCGAAGAGCTGCATGCCCAGCCCGGCGACGTGCTGATCTGGCATGCCAACCTGTTGCACGGCGGTAGGCCTATCCGGCGAGCGGGAAGTACGCGCCGCAGCATGGTGCTGCACTACTTCGCGCAAGATGACGTGGTGTGCTACCACGAAATCACGCAGCGGCCCGCTTTACTGTAG
- a CDS encoding amidohydrolase family protein, whose protein sequence is MLTIDIHTHILPERWPDLKERYGYGGFIRLEHHKPCCARMMQDDKFFREIQDNCWDPEVRMREYDQFGAQVQVLSTVPVMFSYWARPLDALDLSRLLNDHLAGVVARYPSRFVGLGTLPMQAPDLAVKELERCMKIGLAGVQIGSHINDWNLDAPELFEVFQAAEELGACVFIHPWDMMAQQKMPKYWLPWLVGMPAESTLALCSLIFGGVLERLPRLRVAVAHGGGTFASTIGRIEHGFQVRPDLCAVDNPVNPREYLGRFWVDSLVHDPRMLDYLVQTLGADKITLGTDYPFPLGELEPGQLIKSMPYSDELKARMLGQNALDWLGVGQEHLAKIMAQAK, encoded by the coding sequence GTGCTCACCATCGACATTCATACCCACATCCTGCCCGAGCGCTGGCCCGATCTGAAGGAGCGCTACGGCTACGGCGGCTTTATCCGGCTGGAGCACCACAAGCCCTGCTGCGCCCGCATGATGCAGGATGATAAGTTCTTCCGCGAGATTCAGGACAACTGCTGGGACCCGGAAGTGCGCATGCGGGAGTACGACCAGTTTGGAGCGCAGGTGCAGGTGCTCAGCACCGTGCCCGTGATGTTCAGCTACTGGGCTAGGCCACTCGATGCGCTGGATCTGAGCCGCTTGCTCAACGACCACCTGGCCGGCGTGGTGGCCCGCTACCCCAGCCGCTTCGTAGGCCTGGGTACCTTGCCCATGCAGGCCCCCGACCTGGCTGTTAAGGAGCTGGAGCGGTGTATGAAGATAGGCCTGGCCGGCGTGCAAATCGGCTCCCACATCAACGACTGGAACCTCGATGCCCCGGAACTGTTCGAGGTGTTTCAGGCCGCTGAGGAGCTGGGGGCCTGCGTGTTCATCCATCCCTGGGACATGATGGCCCAGCAGAAAATGCCCAAATACTGGCTTCCCTGGCTAGTAGGCATGCCCGCCGAAAGCACCTTGGCCCTCTGCTCCCTTATTTTTGGCGGCGTGCTGGAACGCTTGCCGCGCCTGCGCGTAGCGGTGGCGCATGGTGGCGGAACTTTTGCCAGCACCATCGGGCGCATTGAGCACGGTTTCCAGGTGCGGCCCGACCTGTGCGCCGTCGATAACCCAGTGAACCCCCGCGAGTATCTGGGGCGTTTCTGGGTCGATTCGCTGGTGCACGACCCGCGCATGCTGGATTACCTGGTGCAGACGCTGGGGGCCGACAAAATTACGCTGGGCACCGATTACCCTTTCCCGTTGGGGGAGCTGGAGCCCGGCCAGTTGATTAAGTCCATGCCCTATTCTGATGAGCTGAAGGCGCGCATGCTGGGCCAAAACGCGCTGGACTGGCTGGGAGTGGGGCAGGAGCACTTGGCCAAAATCATGGCGCAAGCGAAGTAG
- the kynU gene encoding kynureninase produces the protein MSFEPTLDFARQLDAQDPLHDFRQQFHIPPGPDGQESLYFCGNSLGLQPRTARAAAEQQFDNWQNLAVEGHFRGDTPWMKFHEALAAPTARIVGAKPVEVVVMNNLTTNLHLLLVSFYQPTATRYKVLMEGGAFPSDQYALETQVKLHGRQPDDAIVELTPRAGEHTLRIEDILAKIEELGDSLATIIMGGINYYTGQVYDMAAITKAGHAVGAKVGFDLAHAAGNIPLHLHDWDVDFACWCTYKYLNSGPGGVAGAFVHERYAEHPELLRLAGWWGYDETERFKMRKGFKPMRGAAGWQLSNGAVLTMAVHQAALAMHEAAGGMEALRRKSELLTGYLEFLITRLGLSKSQLEIITPSDPAQRGCQLSLLVHQNGRDLFDHLMAVGVIGDWREPNVIRLAPVPLYNTFEDVYRVGEVLAEWAGRQ, from the coding sequence ATGAGCTTCGAACCCACCCTCGACTTTGCCCGCCAACTGGATGCGCAGGACCCACTCCACGACTTTCGCCAGCAGTTTCATATTCCGCCCGGCCCTGATGGGCAGGAGAGCCTCTATTTCTGCGGAAACTCGCTAGGCCTGCAGCCGCGCACCGCCCGTGCCGCCGCCGAACAGCAGTTTGATAACTGGCAAAATTTGGCCGTGGAAGGGCACTTTCGGGGCGATACGCCTTGGATGAAGTTTCACGAGGCCCTGGCCGCCCCTACAGCGCGCATTGTAGGCGCCAAGCCCGTGGAGGTAGTCGTGATGAATAACCTGACCACCAACCTGCACCTGCTGTTGGTATCTTTTTATCAGCCCACGGCCACGCGCTACAAGGTGCTGATGGAAGGCGGCGCGTTTCCTTCCGATCAGTACGCCCTCGAAACCCAGGTGAAGCTGCACGGGCGCCAGCCCGATGACGCCATTGTGGAGCTCACACCTCGCGCCGGCGAGCATACGCTGCGCATCGAAGACATTCTGGCCAAAATTGAGGAACTCGGCGACTCGCTGGCTACCATCATCATGGGTGGTATCAACTACTACACCGGCCAGGTGTATGATATGGCCGCCATTACGAAGGCCGGCCATGCAGTAGGCGCTAAGGTCGGCTTCGATCTGGCCCACGCTGCCGGCAACATTCCACTGCACCTCCACGACTGGGACGTGGACTTTGCCTGCTGGTGTACCTACAAATACCTCAACTCCGGCCCTGGTGGCGTGGCGGGCGCGTTTGTGCATGAGCGCTACGCCGAGCATCCCGAGCTGTTGCGTTTGGCCGGCTGGTGGGGATATGATGAGACCGAGCGCTTCAAGATGCGCAAAGGGTTCAAGCCCATGCGCGGGGCCGCCGGCTGGCAGCTCTCCAACGGGGCCGTCCTGACTATGGCGGTGCACCAGGCCGCTCTGGCCATGCACGAGGCTGCCGGTGGCATGGAAGCGCTGCGCCGCAAAAGTGAGCTGCTGACGGGCTACCTGGAGTTTCTCATCACGCGGCTAGGCCTGTCCAAATCCCAGCTCGAAATCATTACGCCTTCAGATCCGGCCCAACGTGGCTGTCAGCTCTCCCTGCTGGTGCACCAAAACGGCCGCGACCTGTTCGACCACCTGATGGCCGTGGGCGTTATCGGCGACTGGCGCGAGCCTAACGTAATTCGGCTGGCACCCGTGCCGCTCTACAATACATTTGAGGATGTATACCGCGTGGGAGAGGTGCTAGCCGAGTGGGCGGGCCGGCAGTAG
- a CDS encoding alpha-ketoglutarate-dependent dioxygenase AlkB family protein — protein MALTSIALPNAELALDSTFLSPAEAQALLTELTDTIPWKHEAIKLFGKEVLQPRLTAWHGDPGASYRYSGLQLTPQPWTPALQQLRQRVEAATGAQFNSVLLNLYRTGQDSMGWHADNEPELGPRPVIASLSLGATRTFRLKPRDPLHTSHKSISLELPSGSLLLMSGPTQQHWLHALPKTTRVPGPRLNLTFRLVR, from the coding sequence ATGGCGCTTACTTCTATTGCGCTGCCCAACGCCGAGCTGGCGCTGGATTCAACTTTCCTGAGTCCGGCAGAAGCCCAGGCACTCCTCACGGAGCTAACGGATACCATTCCCTGGAAGCACGAGGCCATTAAGCTGTTTGGGAAAGAAGTCCTGCAGCCTCGTCTCACGGCCTGGCACGGCGACCCAGGTGCTTCCTATCGCTACTCCGGTCTTCAGCTCACGCCCCAGCCCTGGACTCCGGCGTTGCAGCAGCTCCGCCAGCGCGTAGAGGCTGCCACAGGTGCTCAGTTCAATAGTGTGCTGCTCAACCTTTACCGCACCGGTCAGGATAGCATGGGCTGGCACGCCGATAATGAGCCGGAACTAGGCCCTAGGCCAGTTATTGCCTCCCTGAGTCTGGGTGCCACCCGTACCTTTCGCCTTAAGCCTCGCGACCCACTGCACACCTCGCATAAGTCCATCAGCCTGGAGTTGCCCTCCGGTAGCCTGCTCCTGATGAGCGGCCCTACGCAACAGCACTGGCTTCATGCGCTGCCCAAGACTACCCGCGTGCCCGGCCCACGCCTGAACCTCACGTTTCGACTGGTGAGGTAG
- a CDS encoding TonB-dependent receptor, which produces MRKIYRLQFLFIFLFLLTIFPTMAQQAAQVSGTVQNSAGEPIPGATIFIRGTFIGTSTDRDGKFSLKPDFTEGPVVLSVSFVGYESREVTLAQADNAILVQLKINPTLTNEVIASASRVEEGILQAPVTVEKVTAQQVLSMPTPDVQVGLTHYKGIDVNSTSMLMNSLSTRGFNSAKSERLIQLTDYFDTQSPSLNVNAGNITGLPELDIESIEIIHGPASALYGANAFNGVLLLNSKDPFVSEGLSVRVRGGERSFLDGQIRYARKIGDRFAFKITGAYLTANDWLASNYAPTSTAVERDNNPEGSLLGYDAVNRYGDVKNTYSPAQNRAASGNIPAYTVNPELYGKSVFMPGFEEKILVGNDNKAKALKVQPSLSYLLTSSIKMTVGANINRGTASYQSSSRYRFNNLGTNQLHGEIKGERWFLRGQTIQDYGNDSYDLGFLGAFIQTSPVADGAATRYVDQYFGTYNVAYTAARNAGATAEQAQATAKAKADQVQLDPNSARFQQLRSQIIQDATPGKGARLNPSSLLNEGNAQYNFKLGETADLIVGGAYRKFRLGSNGNIYSDDNERIQNHEIGGYAQFTKKLLDERLKLALAGRLDEFKNFDAAFSPRASVVYSAGDKKQHNFRASFGQAFRSPTQLDQYIRLDVGRALLLGNVDNGFQGYSLVNAQGQRFTGANLPAFETTINPLKLERLSTYELGYKAAVTEKLALDINYYQSYYNDFIGATTFIGNRDGSRPTGAQIQGGAASGFQSGDTRVLQVWTNANQEVRTKGGAVGITYSFMPEFNLAANYSLNILDQSNIQDQAFQTYFNTPKHKYNVGANGTALTRLTYSVNYRWAQGHEYGLPFAVGQLADYSAVDAFVGYNFPSLGSTLQAGASNLFNANNIQVYGGPQVGRLVYLGLQIDVK; this is translated from the coding sequence ATGAGAAAAATCTACCGTTTACAGTTTTTATTCATCTTTCTGTTCCTACTAACCATCTTCCCGACGATGGCTCAGCAGGCGGCACAGGTTAGCGGCACCGTCCAGAACTCGGCCGGCGAGCCTATTCCGGGTGCCACCATCTTTATTAGGGGCACCTTTATTGGCACCAGCACCGACCGAGATGGCAAGTTTTCCCTTAAGCCTGACTTTACGGAGGGTCCCGTCGTGCTTTCGGTATCGTTTGTGGGCTATGAGAGCCGCGAAGTAACGCTGGCTCAGGCTGACAACGCCATTCTGGTGCAGCTCAAAATCAACCCCACGCTCACTAACGAAGTAATTGCCTCCGCTTCCCGTGTGGAAGAAGGCATTTTGCAGGCGCCCGTAACCGTAGAAAAGGTAACGGCGCAGCAGGTACTGAGCATGCCTACGCCCGACGTACAGGTGGGCCTGACCCACTACAAAGGCATTGACGTGAACAGCACCAGCATGCTCATGAACTCGTTGAGCACGCGCGGCTTCAACTCGGCCAAGTCCGAACGTCTGATTCAGCTAACCGATTACTTTGATACTCAGTCGCCTTCGCTGAACGTAAACGCCGGCAACATTACTGGCCTACCAGAGCTGGATATCGAGAGCATCGAGATTATTCACGGCCCGGCCTCGGCCCTGTACGGTGCCAATGCCTTCAACGGGGTATTGCTGCTGAACTCCAAAGACCCCTTCGTAAGCGAGGGCCTAAGCGTGCGCGTGCGCGGCGGCGAGCGGAGCTTCCTGGACGGCCAGATTCGGTATGCCAGAAAGATTGGCGACCGGTTTGCCTTCAAAATTACGGGAGCCTACCTGACGGCCAACGACTGGCTGGCCAGCAACTATGCCCCCACCAGCACAGCCGTAGAGCGCGACAACAACCCCGAAGGCTCTTTGCTCGGCTATGATGCCGTGAACCGCTATGGCGATGTAAAAAACACCTACAGCCCCGCCCAGAACCGCGCCGCTAGTGGCAACATTCCGGCCTATACGGTGAACCCCGAGCTGTACGGCAAGAGCGTGTTCATGCCTGGCTTCGAAGAGAAAATTTTGGTTGGCAACGACAACAAAGCCAAGGCATTGAAGGTGCAGCCTTCGCTGTCTTACCTGCTCACGAGCAGCATCAAGATGACAGTAGGCGCCAACATCAACCGGGGCACGGCCAGCTACCAGAGCTCCAGTCGCTACCGTTTCAACAACCTGGGCACCAACCAGCTGCATGGCGAAATAAAAGGTGAACGGTGGTTTTTGCGGGGTCAGACCATTCAGGACTATGGCAACGACAGCTACGACCTGGGGTTCCTGGGTGCTTTCATCCAGACCTCTCCGGTGGCCGATGGTGCCGCTACGCGCTACGTAGATCAGTACTTTGGTACCTACAATGTGGCCTACACGGCAGCACGTAATGCCGGTGCTACTGCCGAGCAGGCCCAGGCCACGGCTAAAGCCAAAGCCGATCAGGTTCAGCTTGACCCTAACAGCGCCCGTTTTCAACAGCTGCGCAGCCAGATTATTCAGGATGCCACTCCCGGTAAAGGCGCCCGCCTGAACCCCAGCTCGCTTCTGAACGAAGGAAACGCCCAGTACAACTTCAAGCTGGGTGAAACTGCCGACCTGATTGTGGGTGGTGCTTACCGGAAGTTCCGGTTGGGCTCCAACGGCAACATCTACTCCGATGACAATGAGCGCATTCAGAACCACGAAATAGGTGGGTACGCCCAGTTCACGAAGAAACTGCTGGATGAGCGCCTGAAACTGGCCTTGGCCGGCCGCCTCGATGAGTTCAAGAACTTTGATGCCGCTTTCTCGCCGCGCGCTTCGGTGGTATATTCTGCCGGCGACAAGAAGCAGCATAACTTCCGCGCCAGCTTCGGCCAGGCCTTCCGCTCGCCTACCCAGCTTGATCAGTACATTCGCCTCGACGTAGGCCGGGCACTGCTGCTGGGCAACGTAGACAACGGTTTCCAGGGCTACAGCCTAGTGAATGCCCAGGGCCAGCGCTTTACGGGCGCCAACCTACCTGCCTTCGAAACGACCATCAACCCCCTGAAGCTGGAGCGCCTGAGCACCTACGAGCTGGGCTATAAGGCCGCCGTAACCGAGAAGCTGGCTCTGGACATCAACTACTACCAGAGCTATTACAACGACTTCATCGGGGCTACCACGTTCATCGGCAACCGCGACGGCTCGCGGCCTACCGGCGCCCAGATTCAGGGCGGCGCGGCCAGCGGGTTCCAGTCGGGCGATACGCGGGTGCTGCAGGTTTGGACCAACGCCAACCAAGAAGTGCGCACGAAAGGTGGGGCCGTGGGCATCACGTACTCCTTCATGCCGGAGTTCAACCTGGCAGCCAACTACTCGCTGAACATCTTGGACCAGAGCAACATCCAGGACCAGGCGTTCCAGACGTACTTCAATACGCCAAAGCACAAGTACAACGTAGGTGCTAACGGCACGGCTCTTACCCGCCTGACCTATTCGGTGAACTACCGCTGGGCTCAGGGCCACGAGTATGGCCTCCCCTTCGCCGTAGGCCAGTTAGCTGACTACAGTGCCGTAGATGCTTTTGTAGGGTATAACTTCCCTTCACTGGGCAGCACACTCCAGGCTGGCGCTTCTAATCTGTTCAATGCCAACAACATTCAGGTATATGGTGGCCCACAGGTAGGCCGTTTGGTGTACCTAGGCTTACAGATAGATGTGAAGTAG
- a CDS encoding FAD-dependent oxidoreductase, with protein MSASTVSASAPETKPLTVVGGGLVGSLLALYLAQQGHTVDVYERRPDPRRSGNVEGRSINLALSDRGWRALRGVGIEEAVREVAIPLYRRVMHDQRGQLTMQPYGHDGQAIYSVSRAGLNQRLLDLVDREPRVKVLFDQQCRRVDLRNRTLEMFDGAAETSHVIPYQHLFGTDGAYSSVRAAMQKTDRFNYSQHYLNYGYKELTIAAGDAGSWAIEKNTLHIWPRGQYMMIALPNLDGSFNCTLFFPYEGPYSFATLQTPEQVRRFFEEVFSDAVPLMPELEQEFFENPTSSLVTVRCYPWSVTDEVLLLGDASHAIVPFYGQGMNAGFEDCTILQQLMESHGSDWLAIFQEFQQQRKPNADAMADLAVYNFEEMRDRVADPRFLLQKKIESKISAQYPQHWLPLYSQVTFSHLPYAEAWANGQAQERIMQRVMPRIQSEADYDLPEVQALIAQELAQRQ; from the coding sequence ATGTCTGCATCCACCGTCTCCGCCTCTGCTCCAGAAACTAAACCGCTAACTGTTGTGGGAGGAGGCTTGGTGGGCTCGTTGCTGGCGCTGTATTTGGCGCAGCAGGGCCACACAGTAGACGTGTATGAGCGCCGACCCGACCCGCGCCGAAGCGGTAACGTGGAGGGGCGCTCCATTAACTTGGCGCTTTCCGATCGGGGGTGGCGGGCCTTGCGGGGGGTGGGCATTGAGGAAGCTGTACGCGAAGTAGCCATTCCGCTCTACCGGCGCGTGATGCACGACCAGCGCGGGCAGCTGACCATGCAGCCCTACGGACACGATGGGCAGGCCATCTACTCCGTTTCGCGGGCGGGGCTAAACCAGCGCCTGCTGGATCTGGTAGATCGGGAGCCGCGCGTGAAGGTGCTCTTCGATCAGCAGTGCCGGCGCGTAGATTTGCGCAACCGTACCCTGGAAATGTTCGATGGGGCGGCGGAAACAAGCCACGTGATACCCTATCAGCACCTGTTTGGTACCGATGGTGCGTACTCCTCCGTGCGCGCGGCCATGCAGAAGACCGATCGGTTCAACTACTCGCAGCACTACCTCAATTACGGCTACAAGGAACTGACCATTGCGGCGGGAGATGCCGGAAGCTGGGCTATTGAGAAAAATACCCTGCACATCTGGCCTAGAGGGCAATACATGATGATTGCGCTGCCCAATCTGGATGGCTCCTTCAATTGCACCCTGTTTTTCCCGTACGAAGGCCCGTATTCCTTCGCCACCTTGCAGACTCCAGAGCAGGTACGCCGGTTTTTCGAGGAAGTATTTTCGGATGCCGTGCCACTGATGCCGGAACTGGAGCAGGAGTTTTTCGAGAACCCCACCAGCTCCCTCGTGACGGTGCGTTGCTACCCGTGGTCAGTGACCGATGAGGTGCTGCTGCTGGGCGATGCCTCGCACGCCATTGTGCCGTTTTATGGGCAGGGCATGAATGCCGGGTTTGAAGATTGTACCATTCTGCAGCAGCTGATGGAAAGCCACGGCTCCGATTGGCTTGCCATCTTCCAGGAGTTTCAGCAACAGCGCAAGCCCAATGCCGATGCCATGGCCGACCTGGCTGTATATAATTTCGAAGAAATGCGTGACCGGGTAGCCGACCCCCGCTTTCTACTGCAGAAAAAGATCGAAAGCAAAATATCGGCGCAGTACCCGCAGCACTGGCTTCCGCTTTACTCGCAGGTAACTTTTTCGCATTTGCCCTATGCTGAAGCCTGGGCAAACGGGCAGGCCCAGGAGCGTATAATGCAGCGCGTGATGCCTCGCATTCAGTCAGAAGCGGATTACGACCTGCCGGAAGTGCAGGCCCTGATTGCGCAGGAGCTAGCCCAACGGCAATAA
- a CDS encoding LytR/AlgR family response regulator transcription factor, with translation MAAPILTCAIIDDEEINRLTLEHYISLTDSLQLVVSMDDALQGLNYFRAGNRVDVLFLDVQMPQLNGLDLLRVLADPPIVILTTAHEDFAVDAFELRVTDYLVKPFDYARFSRAVQRALQQHSATVAAPAALAGPPDNDLFVKVNNKMIRINFDDVIYIEALSDYVVIVTEKQKFIVYTTMKALDARLPFDHFVRVHRSYILNMRRIEAIEDGSALVPGGHHVPIGKSYQEAFFRKLNRI, from the coding sequence ATGGCCGCTCCCATCCTAACCTGCGCCATCATTGATGATGAAGAAATTAACCGGCTTACGCTGGAACATTATATTTCCCTAACGGACTCGCTGCAGCTGGTGGTGTCGATGGACGATGCTCTGCAGGGGCTCAACTACTTCCGCGCCGGTAACCGCGTAGATGTGCTGTTTCTGGATGTGCAGATGCCGCAGCTCAATGGCCTCGATTTGTTACGGGTGCTGGCTGATCCGCCCATCGTGATTCTGACAACGGCCCACGAGGATTTCGCCGTGGATGCGTTCGAACTGCGCGTGACGGACTATCTGGTAAAGCCCTTCGACTATGCCCGCTTCAGTAGGGCAGTGCAGCGCGCCCTGCAGCAGCATTCGGCTACCGTAGCTGCGCCGGCTGCCCTCGCTGGTCCGCCCGATAACGACTTGTTCGTGAAGGTGAACAACAAGATGATCCGCATCAACTTCGATGATGTAATCTACATCGAAGCCCTATCGGATTACGTGGTTATCGTCACGGAAAAGCAGAAATTCATTGTGTACACCACCATGAAGGCCCTGGATGCCCGCCTGCCCTTCGACCATTTTGTGCGTGTACACCGCTCCTATATCCTGAATATGCGCCGCATCGAGGCCATTGAGGACGGCTCTGCCTTGGTACCCGGTGGCCATCATGTGCCCATTGGCAAGTCGTATCAGGAAGCCTTTTTCCGGAAGCTCAACCGGATATAA